The sequence TGGGAAACTGCCCCcccaaatgtaaaaataaatgcatgaaaaatgacttacACCAGATTAAAGCACTTTTGTCTGTGATGGTTTCCACATCAGATGAGACGTCAGGCTTTGAAAAATCATCAGTGACCAGTTTGCCCTCCTTGTAATGATAGATGGTTGCTCCTTTGTATTTCTCATTTGCTGTGGCTGTAACAAGGAAACAGACACTGCTGCTGTCCTTGAGAGATTCGGCAAGATCATGGAAAGCTTTggctttttctctcattctcattAACACTTCATCTGAGAAGTACCAGTGGTCTTCATTGGTACTTCTTATTTCAGGTGAATCCAAGTAGTCGGCCATCGCATCAAGGCAGGGATCAACACTTTCCACAGAGGTGAAAACAAAGCACAGAGCATTCTTTACATCTGGATCAAAAACCTCTCTATCCAACTCTGACTGATTTTTGACgatctttgtgtttgttcccTCCATCATGTCTACACAGGACCTAATGACAgtgatttctctctctttgttatCCATCCACTTGCTTAGTTTGTCCTGACTGAATGGTGACTTGTCTCTGTCTTCAAACAGTTTTTCTAATGAGCTCTCATCTTCTTCGCCTTCACGGATGGAGGGAAATGTCTTCTTCATGGTCTGTTGGAGCGCAGATGTGAAATTATTACATAGTTTTTGGAAAGTGCTCAGCGTTTTGCGAATCTCTGGAAAATCCTCTGACACTTTGTCTTCCAAGGAATCGTTGCATCTCATTTTTATCTCCCTAATACCTTCTAGAGCATCTTCAGCTTTCCTCACTAGTCCAACACTGATCTCACTCATCAGCTCAGCAGCTTTGGAATCCAAATTCTTCAACGGCATCAGCCAGACCTTCAGTGGAGCAGCATGTTCTCCCTTCTCTCCCAGTAGCTTTGGAAGCTCTACATAGGTCTTCACTGCATCTACAAATGTTGCAGGATTGCTTTCAAGAAGGAGGTCCCCGTAGAATTTGCAGGAGAATTTCTTTGTCaggtcttcttcttcctcagtcAGCTTGATGTCAACTTTCCCCTCAATATCAAATGATGGAATTTTCTTTATCACAGCTTCCATGCTGCCCTGGATGTTCTGAACACTGCTAGCATCTAACTTCTCGCTGTCAAATACAAAGAAAGCATTTGCTCCATAAAGGATGCCAGTGACTACATGTGTTGCAAGGCCCCTCTCAATAACACCTGTTTGTTGCGTGTCCATGGTTCCAAGAGTCAACGACAACTGCTTGAAGTTGGTGGTAGCTTTGTACTGAAACgtcactctgctctgattcTTGAATTTCTTCTGATCGTTCAAGTACTTAGCAGATCCTCCAACTTCAATCAGCCTACCCAGGAAACTGGCCTTCAGGGAAGCATCAACGTCCAGCAGAGTAGATTTGGATTCAATGGAGTCACATGCCGTAATCTGAAACTCACTGCTGGGATTAGAGGTTTCAGTTGTGTTCTCTTGTAGAGTTGTTTTATCCCACAAGGTAAAACCTGCAGAAAGTAAACATCAACCATGtattaaagcagaaaaaacattctGTTAATGTTCAGTCACATGTGGAGCTATTTTCAAGCTAACTGTCAAGAAGGAGGATTTGAAATGTGGGAGACTGAAACAGCAAGTATACTCCAGACTTCAGTTATGTAACtccaaacatacaaacaatgtTCTTTTTTCCTGGATTGGCTGGCCTGTTGCAGGTCAAATCCCCTTAAAACAGTCCCCAGCTCTACAGAGGTGTCTGTTCAACTAGGTCTGAGGAGCAGCTTTTTATTTGTAGAGGAGCTTAGTGGGGACCAGTTCCTCAGACTCCAAGCTGTCCCAAACCAGTCCAGACCCCCCAGTCACCAGGGTCCAGATCGAAGTGGTCCCATCATTCAGATATGGttggataaaataaaacacaaataataataacaaaagatggataAATGAGTATGCAAAcaagttaataaaaataaattaataaataataataatggtaaattaaaaaatttaaaattaaaaagagagagtgagaatagaaagaaaagagaacatgTAGGTGTATAGAGGGTTGTTGAGTGAGGAGTGAGTGTACGTCTGTATATGGTCTAGAGGTGAAGATGCCTGTGTATTATGTGCTTGTAAAATGGTAGAAATGAAAATAGTTTAGTAACTGAGCTGAACTGAAATTTGTCCTGTTACCAAATAGTAATTTTTTCTTACTACTTAAAGTGATAtcaaaattaatattaatatcaataatatcaataataattactatcacattttataataataataatagtaataataataataataatataaatagtaataataataatagtaataataataataatgataataataataataataatagtatcaTCATCTTTTTCATCCTAATTATCTATCCAATAATGAATAGTCCTTTATTACAAAAAGTATCCACAGTAAACAACATTATAATCATCATTCTATAAACATGTATAGTAATGTTAATGATATTaatttatgtaataataataataataataataataataataataataataataataataataataacaatgataataataataataatgataataatatacgACATCATCCTTCTCCTgatgtcaataaaaataaaa is a genomic window of Thunnus maccoyii chromosome 20, fThuMac1.1, whole genome shotgun sequence containing:
- the LOC121887340 gene encoding stonustoxin subunit beta-like, whose amino-acid sequence is MSEEFLKVAALGRPFTLGMLYDARQDELIPGFTLWDKTTLQENTTETSNPSSEFQITACDSIESKSTLLDVDASLKASFLGRLIEVGGSAKYLNDQKKFKNQSRVTFQYKATTNFKQLSLTLGTMDTQQTGVIERGLATHVVTGILYGANAFFVFDSEKLDASSVQNIQGSMEAVIKKIPSFDIEGKVDIKLTEEEEDLTKKFSCKFYGDLLLESNPATFVDAVKTYVELPKLLGEKGEHAAPLKVWLMPLKNLDSKAAELMSEISVGLVRKAEDALEGIREIKMRCNDSLEDKVSEDFPEIRKTLSTFQKLCNNFTSALQQTMKKTFPSIREGEEDESSLEKLFEDRDKSPFSQDKLSKWMDNKEREITVIRSCVDMMEGTNTKIVKNQSELDREVFDPDVKNALCFVFTSVESVDPCLDAMADYLDSPEIRSTNEDHWYFSDEVLMRMREKAKAFHDLAESLKDSSSVCFLVTATANEKYKGATIYHYKEGKLVTDDFSKPDVSSDVETITDKSALIWYACDLSLDPNTVNYDLILSDNDKKVTHGARQEYPDHPGRFDICPQVLCREGLTGRHYWEVEWSDGYNEDKAVGVTYKQIDRKGDSILCYLGGSDNSWCFGGNTMKPELFAGHCDQWWRGSIPSTGCKRVGVYLDWPAGTLSFYNVSSNTLSHIKTFNARFNKPVYPGCYIYSQSGSVFFCPVE